The Halalkalibacter krulwichiae genome has a segment encoding these proteins:
- the tadA gene encoding tRNA adenosine(34) deaminase TadA codes for MELALQEAQKAEEIGEVPIGAILVRDGEVIAAAHNRREVDQQSLAHAELTVIKEACEKLQNWRLLGCTLYVTLEPCPMCAGAIVQSRIETVVYGAQDPKAGCAGTLMNLLGEPRFNHQSTVIPGVLEEECSSILTKFFRLLRQRKKQAKLN; via the coding sequence ATGGAGTTGGCCTTACAAGAAGCGCAAAAAGCAGAGGAAATTGGAGAAGTACCAATTGGTGCTATCCTAGTGAGAGATGGTGAGGTTATTGCAGCAGCTCACAATCGGAGAGAGGTTGACCAACAATCGTTAGCGCATGCTGAACTAACTGTGATAAAAGAGGCTTGTGAGAAATTACAAAATTGGAGACTGCTTGGCTGTACGTTATACGTTACACTAGAACCTTGCCCGATGTGTGCAGGAGCGATTGTTCAATCGAGAATTGAAACCGTCGTTTATGGTGCTCAGGACCCTAAGGCAGGTTGTGCAGGTACATTGATGAATCTATTAGGTGAGCCACGGTTTAATCACCAATCAACTGTTATCCCAGGTGTGTTAGAGGAAGAGTGTAGTTCAATCTTAACGAAATTCTTTCGATTGTTACGACAAAGAAAAAAACAAGCTAAGTTAAATTGA
- the dnaX gene encoding DNA polymerase III subunit gamma/tau, with product MGYQALYRVWRPQQLKDVVGQEHITKTLQNALLQEKLSHAYLFSGPRGTGKTSAAKIIAKAINCEHAPVAEPCNECSACRGITSGSIVDVMEIDAASNNGVDEIRDIRDKVKFAPSEVRYKVYIIDEVHMLSTGAFNALLKTLEEPPGHVLFILATTEPHKIPLTIISRCQRFDFKRITNQAIVSRVKHILAHDQVEADDEALAMIARAAEGGMRDALSLLDQAISFADEKLLLEDVLAVTGAVSQRMLTDVVLSIKEGNTVAVLERLNELLQEGKDPLRFIEDLIYYFRDVLLYKNAPKAEDLLERAKVDEEFRLLTTELDSIWLYTTIESLNVSQQEMKWSAHPKIFLELALIKLVNQKVTVQQSVDGSTASSTEVEQLREKIVLLERQMQKAQAGANLGANGSEQTQSSQKRAKKIPAQARVSTAQVKETLKHADKRYLQAVTSRWGDVMERVKVQSVPAHAWLSDSKPVASSDSTIVLAFQNEMHRDMMDTKFRAVLEGILQDILSGQTNFVTLLHQHWEKVKEEYVSDQKGTTTESRDDLVDEAVKLVGEDLIEVIDN from the coding sequence ATGGGTTATCAAGCGCTATATCGTGTATGGAGACCGCAGCAACTTAAAGATGTTGTGGGACAGGAGCATATAACGAAAACATTACAAAACGCTCTATTACAAGAAAAACTATCTCATGCATATTTGTTTTCTGGCCCAAGAGGTACAGGTAAGACAAGTGCAGCCAAAATTATTGCTAAAGCGATAAATTGTGAACATGCTCCTGTTGCAGAGCCTTGTAATGAGTGTTCGGCTTGCCGTGGGATTACATCAGGTTCAATTGTTGATGTAATGGAAATCGATGCGGCCTCTAACAATGGTGTAGATGAAATACGTGACATTCGCGATAAAGTTAAATTTGCACCGAGTGAAGTTCGCTATAAAGTTTATATTATAGATGAAGTACATATGCTATCGACGGGCGCTTTTAATGCTTTGTTAAAAACATTAGAGGAACCACCGGGACATGTACTGTTTATATTAGCTACAACAGAGCCGCATAAGATTCCTTTAACGATCATTTCTCGCTGTCAACGCTTTGATTTTAAACGAATAACGAATCAAGCAATTGTTTCAAGAGTTAAGCACATTTTAGCTCATGATCAAGTTGAAGCAGATGACGAGGCGCTGGCGATGATAGCTAGGGCTGCTGAAGGTGGGATGCGTGATGCTTTAAGTTTATTAGATCAGGCAATCTCTTTTGCGGATGAGAAGTTGTTGTTAGAAGATGTTCTAGCGGTTACCGGTGCTGTTTCACAGAGGATGTTAACTGATGTTGTTCTCTCTATAAAAGAAGGTAATACTGTAGCTGTGCTAGAGAGGTTAAATGAACTATTACAAGAAGGGAAGGATCCACTACGATTTATAGAGGATTTAATCTATTATTTTAGAGATGTACTTCTATATAAAAACGCTCCAAAAGCTGAAGATTTACTAGAGCGCGCCAAAGTGGATGAAGAGTTTAGGTTGCTTACGACGGAACTAGATTCAATTTGGTTATACACCACAATCGAATCGCTTAATGTGAGTCAGCAGGAAATGAAATGGTCTGCTCACCCAAAAATTTTCCTGGAATTAGCCTTAATAAAGTTAGTTAATCAAAAAGTGACCGTTCAACAAAGTGTTGATGGTTCAACTGCGTCTTCTACCGAAGTTGAACAGTTAAGAGAAAAGATTGTCTTGTTAGAGCGACAGATGCAAAAGGCACAAGCTGGAGCAAACCTAGGTGCAAATGGATCGGAACAAACTCAATCTAGTCAGAAGAGAGCAAAAAAAATACCGGCTCAGGCGAGGGTTTCTACAGCTCAAGTGAAAGAAACGTTAAAACATGCTGATAAAAGGTATTTGCAAGCTGTCACGTCAAGGTGGGGCGATGTCATGGAACGTGTCAAGGTACAAAGTGTACCTGCGCATGCTTGGTTAAGTGATTCTAAGCCGGTAGCGTCGTCTGACTCGACTATTGTTTTAGCGTTTCAAAATGAGATGCATCGTGATATGATGGATACGAAGTTTCGTGCAGTACTTGAAGGCATTCTCCAAGATATATTGTCAGGGCAAACTAATTTTGTTACACTCCTTCATCAACACTGGGAAAAGGTGAAGGAAGAGTATGTTTCTGATCAAAAAGGTACAACAACTGAATCGAGGGATGACCTCGTCGATGAAGCAGTTAAGTTGGTTGGGGAAGATCTTATAGAGGTTATTGATAATTAA
- a CDS encoding YbaB/EbfC family nucleoid-associated protein, which translates to MKNMGNMMKQMQKMQKQMLKAQEELKEKTVEATAGGGMVTVVASGDKRIVDIKISEDVVDPDDVEMLQDLILAATNEALKQVDELVEKDMGKFTKGMNIPGMF; encoded by the coding sequence ATGAAAAACATGGGTAATATGATGAAACAAATGCAAAAAATGCAAAAACAAATGCTTAAAGCTCAAGAAGAACTAAAAGAGAAGACTGTTGAAGCTACAGCAGGTGGAGGTATGGTTACTGTTGTGGCAAGTGGAGACAAACGTATTGTAGACATTAAAATTTCAGAGGATGTTGTAGATCCAGATGATGTCGAAATGTTGCAAGACTTAATATTAGCTGCGACAAACGAAGCGCTAAAACAAGTGGATGAACTAGTTGAAAAAGATATGGGCAAATTTACAAAAGGAATGAACATCCCTGGAATGTTCTAG
- the recR gene encoding recombination mediator RecR, with protein sequence MQYPEPIAKLIEGFTKLPGIGPKTASRLAFFVLNMKEDDVLDFAKALVNAKRNLTYCSICHNITDTDPCRICEDKHRDKAVVCVVQEAKDVIAMEKMKEYRGDYHVLHGAISPMDGIGPEDIKIPELLKRLQDDTIQEVIIATNPTIEGEATAMYISRLVKPTGIKVTRIAHGLPVGGDLEYADEVTLSRAIEGRREL encoded by the coding sequence TTGCAATATCCTGAACCGATAGCGAAATTAATAGAGGGTTTCACAAAGTTGCCAGGTATCGGGCCAAAGACGGCAAGTCGCCTGGCTTTTTTTGTTTTAAATATGAAAGAAGACGATGTATTGGACTTTGCAAAAGCGCTAGTGAATGCAAAAAGAAATTTAACGTACTGTTCTATTTGTCATAATATTACTGATACAGATCCTTGTCGCATATGTGAAGATAAACATCGAGATAAAGCGGTTGTATGTGTTGTTCAAGAAGCGAAAGATGTGATTGCGATGGAAAAAATGAAAGAGTATCGTGGTGATTATCACGTACTCCATGGTGCTATTTCTCCTATGGATGGAATTGGGCCTGAGGATATTAAAATTCCAGAACTTCTAAAGCGACTTCAAGACGATACTATTCAAGAAGTGATTATAGCAACGAACCCTACTATAGAGGGAGAAGCGACGGCGATGTATATTTCGAGATTGGTTAAACCAACGGGAATTAAAGTTACTCGTATCGCTCATGGACTCCCGGTTGGTGGAGATTTAGAATATGCGGACGAAGTCACTCTTTCAAGGGCAATAGAAGGTCGTAGAGAATTGTAA
- a CDS encoding YaaL family protein — MLFRKKHKLRKSENLRLFEQVEKHKIQIDSEKQLINRSIDPSDDVLIRAKVTEAIYSFLLREARERQASKDKLR, encoded by the coding sequence GTGTTATTCCGGAAGAAGCATAAACTTCGCAAGTCAGAGAATTTACGTCTGTTTGAGCAAGTTGAAAAGCATAAAATTCAAATTGATAGCGAAAAACAATTAATTAATAGAAGTATTGATCCATCTGATGATGTGTTGATTCGTGCGAAAGTAACCGAAGCTATTTATTCCTTTTTATTACGAGAAGCAAGGGAGAGACAAGCTAGCAAGGACAAACTACGTTGA
- a CDS encoding pro-sigmaK processing inhibitor BofA family protein — translation MDPVVLLSILAGLVLILLVVGAPMKPVRFLGNVAVKFVIGALMLFFVNAFGNFIDFHIPINPATAAISGILGVPGVILLILVKQFII, via the coding sequence ATGGATCCAGTCGTTCTACTGTCAATTTTAGCTGGTTTAGTTTTGATTTTATTAGTTGTTGGTGCTCCGATGAAACCGGTGCGATTTTTAGGAAATGTTGCCGTGAAGTTTGTTATTGGAGCGTTAATGTTGTTTTTTGTTAATGCTTTTGGAAACTTCATTGATTTTCATATTCCAATTAATCCTGCTACCGCAGCAATATCAGGTATATTAGGAGTACCTGGTGTTATTCTTTTGATTTTAGTAAAACAATTCATTATTTAA